The Pyxidicoccus sp. MSG2 DNA segment CGCGGACAAGCTGGGCCCGCCAGGCCGCAAGGTGCTGGCCTCCGTGCTGGAAGGAAAGGCGCCGGGCCAGAAGCGCACCTTCGACGAACGGCTCAGCACGGTGCGCACCGAGCACGACCTGGACCTGCTCTTCCGCGACATCCTCGCGTACTACGAGGACAAGTACCCGAAGACGTACGCGCTGGCGGACCTGGCCAGCTCGCTCTTCGCAACGGGGAAGCTGGAGGACCTCAACCCCATCACCACCGCCGGCTCCATGCAGGTGAGCGTGCGGTACGCGGTGGAGAAGGAAGGCGACGACGCGGACCCGACGGAGGTGCGCGAGCGGATGTACACGCGAGCGGGAGGCGTGCGCTACGGCACCGCGCGGCTGCTGGGCTACGAGGCCGCCTACCCGGAGCCCCTCTTCCGCTTCGCGGACTACAACGCCGGCGTCTACGCCTCGCGCAACGCGGCCCTGCAGGTGCAGGTGAGCCGCCTCACGGGCCTGGCGCTGGCGCCGGATGGGGACCTCCAGCTCTACGACAAACAGGGCGAGCCGCTGGACGACGACAGCAAGTCACTCAAGGCACTGCTCGTCTTCCGCCAGCGCTACGCGCCAGAGGTCAGCGAAAGGCAGGTGCGCCGCGACGTGCGCGAGGAGAAGGAGCAGGGCTTCGAGGACACCGACACGTTCCGCGCGGTGAAGCGCGTCTACGCGCGGGAGACGGGTGAGTCGCCCGCCTATGCCCAGCTCCCCCAGGTGACGCTGCGAAGCCCCAAGCTCAAGACGGAGCGCACCACCGCGTGGTTCGCGCGCTCGGTGCAGGGGAGATTCGACAAGTGCCAGGCCCGCTACCGCGCGCTGGCGAAGTAGCGGGCCCGGCGACTCAGCTCACGGCGTGGTGAAGAAGGAGCTGATGGCCTCCGAGGAAGCGAAGGGCAGCGACTCGCCGAAGGTGAAGGGCTTGCGCTCGATGTCGGACCCGGGCGAGTCCATGGCCGCCACGCGCAGGTAGTAGATGCCCCCCGAGGGCAGCACCCCGGGCGGCAGCCGCACCTGGGTGGCCGAGCCGGGCAGGTACAAGCGGACGGACGACGTGCTGAAGAAGAGCTCCGGGTCGAACTTGTAGATGGTCACCCGGTACGCGTTGGCCGCGCCCAGCGTGGGCGCCTGCCACGAGATGACGGGGCTGGCCGAGCCCACCTCACGCGCCACACTCGCGGGCACACCGTCGATGTTCAGCTCGCGGGGCGGAGACACGCGCGGCTGCACGGGCCCCGCGACGAGGTTGTCCAGCCGGTCGTACATCACCATCGTCCCCGACAGGTAGAACTGGCTGCCCGAGCCATTCGGAATGGGCTGGAGGGTGCGGAACGAGTACTGCGCGGCGGCCACCGTGCCCCAGCTCGACGGGAACGGATTGCCGTACGTCAGCCGGCGCGTGAAGTCATACGACGCGCCCCGGGGAAGCTGCAGGGTGAGCAGCTCGCCCGAGTAGCCCACCCAGCCGTCCGACAGGCCGTGCGCGGCGGGCGTGACGTAGAAGTACGGGATGGACGGCGTGGCCGACGGGTGCACCTCGGTGGCCCGGGCGGTGTACTGGGGCAGCCGCCACTCGATGGGGAACTCCGCCATGGGCACGGGCTGCATCACCCCGGTGACGGGAAGGGGCGTGGTGCCGTCCGGGGTGAAGTCGAAGGCGCCCATCTCCACGCTGCGCACCACCGTGGAGTACGCCAGCGCGCCGCCATCCGGCAGCGTGCCCGCATCCATGGGGTGGAGCTGGTTGACGACCAGCCGGTCCCCCTTGTCCGCCTCGAACACGGGGATGGGGCCGGTGCCGGCCCACAGCTCGGAGCCGGTGGAGAGGACGCTCGTCTGCCCGGTGGGGTCGAGGTCGAGGATGTCCACGCCGCCGTACAGGTCCACCTGCCGGGAGGCCACCTGGAGGCTGGAGCCGGGCACCGAGTTGCCCTGCCACTGCGCCC contains these protein-coding regions:
- a CDS encoding DUF1615 family protein; the encoded protein is MEAAAPRQSGTRCHPWLAVLLAACALTACRRGAGTLEPSVPPPPRLTVEQVARLLPPNVKEREGWARDVLAALEVEELAPSPPAVCSVLAVIEQESGFEADPAVPGLPKLVRTRLESHADKLGPPGRKVLASVLEGKAPGQKRTFDERLSTVRTEHDLDLLFRDILAYYEDKYPKTYALADLASSLFATGKLEDLNPITTAGSMQVSVRYAVEKEGDDADPTEVRERMYTRAGGVRYGTARLLGYEAAYPEPLFRFADYNAGVYASRNAALQVQVSRLTGLALAPDGDLQLYDKQGEPLDDDSKSLKALLVFRQRYAPEVSERQVRRDVREEKEQGFEDTDTFRAVKRVYARETGESPAYAQLPQVTLRSPKLKTERTTAWFARSVQGRFDKCQARYRALAK